One genomic segment of Musa acuminata AAA Group cultivar baxijiao chromosome BXJ3-3, Cavendish_Baxijiao_AAA, whole genome shotgun sequence includes these proteins:
- the LOC103978370 gene encoding rho guanine nucleotide exchange factor 8-like, which produces MHREEMLEDSGNRAHTLSFEDAGGGGSLADDKVLVRSQGSTTASDASEGQQIGTAPDRSPEEGPKSRPRKDGNGPPSDMELMKEKFAKLLLGEDMSGAGTGVSSALALSNAITNLAASVFGEQWRLEPMSAERKARWRKEIDWLLSVTDHIVEFVASQQTSEDGKHMEIMITQQRKDLRMNIPALRKLDAMLIEYLDNFKDQKEFWYVSRDADESEKGNAQRTDDKWWLPTVRVPPNGLSEASRKWIQHQKELVNQVLKAAMAINANVLMEMEIPEDYIESLPKNGRSSLGDALYRNITEEDFDAEAFLESADLSTEHKILDLKDRIEASVVIWKRKMHNKDVKSSWVSAVSWGKREQFEDRAETILLILKHRFPGIPQSQLDISKIQYNKDVGYSILESYSRILESLAFTVMSRIEDVLRADSLAQDPAHGKLQDSEQVTGTAKSLVDTAEETEKLNKLESNGSMTLSDFMEWEMDQDTETKEEEEEESETGGGA; this is translated from the exons ATGCACCGGGAGGAGATGTTGGAGGACTCAGGCAACAGAGCACATACCTTAAGCTTCGAGGATGCGGGAGGGGGCGGGTCGCTTGCCGACGACAAGGTGCTCGTCAGGAGCCAGGGTTCAACAACGGCCAGCGACGCTTCGGAGGGCCAGCAGATCGGCACCGCGCCTGATCGCTCACCTGAGGAAGGACCCAAGTCAAGGCCGAGAAAGGATGGAAATGGCCCCCCATCAG ATATGGAGTTGATGAAGGAGAAGTTCGCAAAGCTTCTTCTCGGTGAAGACATGTCCGGTGCAGGAACAGGAGTTTCCTCAGCTCTGGCTCTCTCTAATGCCATCACAAATCTTGCAG CTTCTGTTTTCGGAGAGCAGTGGCGCTTGGAACCGATGTCGGCAGAAAGGAAGGCAAGGTGGAGAAAGGAAATCGACTGGCTCTTATCCGTCACCGATCATATTGTGGAGTTTGTTGCCTCCCAGCAGACATCAGAGGATGGAAAACACATGGAG ATAATGATAACACAGCAACGGAAAGATCTTCGCATGAACATTCCTGCATTGAGGAAGCTTGATGCGATGCTGATT GAATACCTTGACAATTTCAAGGACCAAAAAGAGTTCTGGTACGTATCCAGAGATGCTGATGAATCCGAGAAGGGAAACGCACAGAGGACCGATGATAAGTGGTGGCTCCCAACCGTGAGAGTCCCTCCGAACGGGTTGTCGGAAGCATCAAGAAAATGGATTCAGCATCAGAAAGAGCTGGTGAACCAAGTGCTGAAAGCAGCTATGGCCATCAACGCGAATGTTCTAATGGAAATGGAGATTCCGGAAGACTACATCGAATCCCTTCCTAAG AACGGTAGATCAAGCCTCGGAGATGCACTATATCGAAATATTACAGAGGAAGACTTTGATGCCGAAGCGTTCCTTGAATCCGCGGACTTATCGACCGAGCACAAGATCCTAGACCTCAAAGATCGCATCGAAGCATCTGTTGTCATCTGGAAGAGGAAGATGCACAACAAAGACGTCAAATCATCATGGGTTTCAGCCGTCAGCTGGGGGAAGCGGGAGCAGTTTGAAGATAGAGCAGAAACAATTTTACTCATTCTCAAGCACAGATTCCCTGGTATCCCTCAATCACAGCTGGACATAAGCAAGATCCAATACAATAAG GATGTGGGCTACTCTATCCTCGAAAGCTACTCGAGGATTCTAGAAAGTTTAGCTTTCACCGTGATGTCTCGGATAGAAGATGTTCTTCGTGCAGATTCTCTCGCTCAAGATCCGGCTCATGGCAAGTTACAGGATTCAGAACAAGTTACTGGAACGGCCAAATCCCTCGTCGATACAGCGGAGGAAACCGAAAAGCTTAATAAACTAGAATCAAACGGTTCCATGACACTGTCAGATTTCATGGAATGGGAGATGGATCAAGATACTGagacgaaggaggaggaggaggaggaatcag AGACCGGAGGAGGGGcttaa
- the LOC103978371 gene encoding uncharacterized protein LOC103978371 has translation MAFGESGDVQLLEISGRARRLSYVVSSWFKVANLDGGSKNAGRGLPKTKEKAGFLGKGELVEGGGLQGSRRLAVPEEEKLCGSRSWRSCGAELKEVIRDSLYGRSLLLNSSDDEKASSSRSLGFHPRSGSNASRHEEEVNTRNPITASGQPMKMKAPSLIARLMGLEQVPAESIKRKQQVRAPEATRSMLQKIERSRRFDTNDEATSSRRGAKQEELGSCKTSGRQVAHESERKEVEISKSGMAAGSSACDGRQKSGSDRKQAQSRRDVKTAAAPVVHAKKTRTASTEARKQSIAFGRGRPQQPVSRSSTITASTEKKVTGSKPAQKTAKFKTTERKDGDGIIDPSRKAEDASAINIIMPAAQPPKQRRLHARAAINEKIMCEIMPKPSTSPGKAKAAVAKLVGSEARNTAKREDKEGYLEALLLSLLSHAHEMSLAELKQVDEDAKLYWDCAEESVARKRSHRDLCAHPLLPACSRSSSADDAAMDKLVGEMSRGMRRLASYGKADEKVASTDGLYVRLERDLRCGDGWLNAMWDLGWRNGICVEEVDGVVGQVEERVMSALLEEVAMELKH, from the exons ATGGCCTTCGGGGAGAGTGGCGACGTGCAGCTGTTGGAGATCTCCGGGCGAGCTCGCAGGCTGAGCTACGTGGTCAGCTCATGGTTCAAGGTGGCCAACCTCGATGGCGGATCGAAGAACGCCGGCCGTGGTCTTCCGAAGACGAAGGAGAAGGCAGGGTTTTTGGGCAAGGGAGAACTCGTGGAGGGAGGAGGGTTGCAGGGGTCGAGAAGATTGGCAGTGCCGGAGGAAGAGAAGCTCTGCGGCAGTCGTTCGTGGAGGAGCTGCGGGGCGGAGCTGAAAGAAGTGATCAGAGACAGCCTCTACGGCCGCAGCCTGCTGCTGAACTCTTCCGACGATGAGAAGGCGTCGTCTAGCCGATCATTAGGTTTCCATCCGAGAAGTGGATCGAATGCCTCCCGTCACGAGGAAGAGGTCAACACAAGGAATCCAATCACAGCCTCGGGTCAACCCATGAAGATGAAAGCTCCAAGCTTGATCGCGAGGCTTATGGGATTGGAACAAGTCCCTGCCGAATCCATCAAAAGAAAACAACAGGTTCGAGCGCCCGAGGCGACAAGGTCGATGCTGCAAAAGATCGAACGCAGCAGAAGATTCGATACGAATGACGAAGCCACATCGTCGAGGAGAGGAGCGAAGCAGGAGGAGCTCGGTTCCTGTAAGACTTCAGGAAGACAAGTGGCACACGAATCAGAAAGGAAGGAAGTTGAGATCTCGAAGAGTGGAATGGCAGCAGGTTCTTCCGCGTGTGATGGACGACAAAAGTCGGGTTCGGATCGAAAGCAAGCACAGAGCAGAAGAGATGTGAAGACTGCAGCAGCTCCGGTGGTTCACGCCAAGAAGACGAGAACAGCATCAACCGAGGCCCGAAAGCAGAGCATCGCTTTCGGCAGAGGGAGACCACAGCAACCGGTGTCGAGGAGCTCCACCATTACTGCGTCAACGGAGAAGAAGGTTACTGGATCAAAACCAGCTCAAAAGACTGCCAAATTCAAG ACTACAGAGCGGAAAGACGGTGATGGAATCATCGATCCTTCCCGCAAGGCAGAGGATGCATCAGCGATCAACATTATTATGCCTGCGGCTCAACCTCCTAAACAGAGAAGGCTGCACGCAAGAGCAGCCATCAATG AGAAGATCATGTGCGAGATCATGCCGAAGCCCAGCACAAGTCCTGGCAAAGCAAAAGCAGCAGTTGCGAAGCTTGTTGGCAGCGAGGCCAGAAACACCGCTAAAAGAGAAGATAAAGAGGGATACCTGGAAGCCTTACTTCTCTCACTCCTGTCGCATGCGCATGAGATGAGCCTCGCTGAGCTGAAGCAGGTTGACGAAGATGCCAAGCTGTATTGGGATTGCGCAGAGGAGTCGGTAGCGCGTAAAAGGAGTCATCGAGATCTCTGCGCCCACCCTCTGCTGCCGGCCTGCTCGAGGAGCTCGTCAGCGGACGACGCGGCCATGGATAAGCTGGTGGGGGAGATGAGCAGGGGAATGAGAAGGCTCGCCAGTTACGGTAAGGCGGACGAGAAGGTGGCTTCCACGGACGGGCTTTACGTGAGACTGGAGAGGGATCTCCGATGCGGAGATGGGTGGTTGAACGCGATGTGGGACTTGGGCTGGAGGAACGGCATTTGCGTGGAAGAAGTTGATGGCGTTGTGGGTCAGGTGGAAGAGCGTGTCATGTCTGCACTCCTCGAGGAGGTCGCCATGGAGTTGAAGCACTGA
- the LOC135633162 gene encoding shaggy-related protein kinase eta-like produces MASLPLGPPPPGHDAAAADAALTLAPPPRPEMADKKESEPVTGHIISTTIGGKNGEPKQTISYMAERVVGTGSFGVVFQAKCLETGETVAIKKVLQDKRYKNRELQLMRSMDHPNVICLKHCFFSTTSRDELFLNLVMEYVPESLYGVLRHFSNVNQRMPLIYVKLYTYQIFRGLAYIHTVPGVCHRDVKPQNVLVDPLTHQVKLCDFGSAKILVKGEVNISYICSRYYRAPELIFGATEYTTSIDIWSAGCVLAELLIGQPLFPGESAVDQLVQIVKVLGTPTREEIRCMNPSYTEFRFPQIKAHPWHKIFHKRMPPEAIDLTSRLLQYSPCFRCSALEACAHPFFDELREPNARLPNGRPLPPLFNFNQELAGASPELINKLIPEHVRRQSGLGFLHPAGT; encoded by the exons ATGGCTTCGCTGCCGTTGGGACCACCGCCGCCAGGCCACGACGCTGCCGCCGCCGACGCCGCCCTCACCCTCGCTCCACCTCCCCGGCCGGAAATGGCCGACAAGAAG GAGAGTGAACCAGTAACTGGTcatatcatctccaccaccatcggAGGCAAGAACGGTGAACCAAAACAG ACAATTAGCTACATGGCTGAGCGTGTTGTAGGGACTGGCTCATTTGGAGTAGTCTTCCAG GCCAAATGCTTGGAAACGGGAGAAACAGTTGCCATAAAGAAGGTTTTACAGGATAAAAGATACAAAAATCGTGAGCTGCAACTGATGCGCTCAATGGATCATCCAAATGTTATCTGTCTTAAGCATTGTTTCTTCTCCACTACAAGCAGAGATGAGCTTTTCCTTAACCTAGTTATGGAATATGTCCCTGAATCTTTGTATGGCGTCCTAAGGCATTTCAGTAATGTGAATCAGAGGATGCCACTTATCTATGTCAAGCTGTACACATATCAG ATATTTAGAGGGCTGGCTTATATCCATACCGTTCCAGGAGTTTGCCATAGAGATGTGAAGCCACAGAATGTTCTG GTTGACCCTCTTACTCACCAAGTCAAATTATGTGATTTTGGAAGTGCAAAAATTCTG GTTAAGGGTGAAGTGAACATATCTTATATTTGTTCTCGCTATTACCGTGCTCCAGAGCTTATTTTTGGTGCAACTGAATATACAACATCAATTGATATATGGTCAGCAGGTTGTGTTCTTGCTGAGTTACTTATTGGCCAG CCACTGTTTCCTGGTGAAAGTGCTGTTGATCAGCTCGTCCAGATAGTCAAG GTTCTTGGAACTCCAACGCGCGAGGAAATTCGGTGCATGAATCCTAGCTATACAGAGTTCAGGTTTCCACAGATAAAAGCTCATCCATGGCATAAG ATTTTCCACAAGAGAATGCCTCCCGAAGCTATAGATCTTACGTCACGCCTTCTCCAATACTCCCCATGTTTTCGTTGCTCTGCA CTGGAAGCATGTGCCCatcccttctttgatgagctacgAGAACCTAATGCGCGATTGCCAAATGGTCGCCCTCTGCCTCCTCTTTTCAACTTTAATCAAGAA TTGGCTGGAGCATCACCAGAGCTTATTAACAAATTGATTCCAGAACATGTGAGGCGGCAATCTGGTCTCGGTTTCTTGCATCCAGCCGGAACATAA
- the LOC108952271 gene encoding uncharacterized protein LOC108952271 isoform X2: MASGTGGIDLLSVYNDEEEEEEEEEVQVAPPATSADPVAGAGSADDVDGGTRAALQDLSFEATPPPGFPRSPPVDDAMDYETLRSPVARSPTPPPLLPSQLQASPLPAISPSPPLLTSSSLPEPLDSQRMRTGSLAIVDYEHDETAMSPEPEEGEISSNGRLMLGAEVQVPDDDRTPPGTVHILMPNTQLEPLQPSDLSEQPRSENGMPMDVTGSVTEVTQVEDAVVSMEVQKDDPLSSFLPPPPSTECPTELQEKINKFLAYKRCGKSFNADLRNRKDYRNPDFLQHAVRYQDIDQIGTCFSKDVFDPHGYDKSDYVDEIENEMRREMERKEQERKKSQKVDFVAGGTQTATVVPSLNINTQNSVAVAALAVLPPVPTTVDATTRDGRQNKKTKWDKVDGDIKSSTLSGGHDNPSTTSVHAALLSAANAGAGYTAFAQQKRREAEEKKVGDRKFDKRS; encoded by the exons ATGGCGTCCGGAACCGGCGGCATCGATCTGCTCTCCGTGTACAacgacgaggaagaggaagaggaagaggaggaggtgcaGGTTGCGCCTCCGGCCACCTCGGCCGATCCCGTCGCCGGAGCTGGTAGCGCCGATGACGTCGATGGAGGCACGAGGGCTGCCCTGCAGGACTTGTCATTCGAGGCCACTCCGCCCCCCGGCTTTCCTCGATCCCCTCCTGTCGACGATGCCATGGATTACGAAACCCTAAGGAGTCCCGTCGCCCGGAGCCccacgccgccgccgctgctcccctcTCAGCTACAGGCTTCTCCCCTCCCCGCaatttccccttctcctcctctgctGACGTCTTCTTCTCTTCCGGAGCCTCTGGATTCTCAGAGGATGAGGACGGGGTCACTTGCTATCGTTGATTACGAACATGATGAGACCGCTATGTCTCCCGAGCCCGAG GAGGGAGAGATTTCGAGCAATGGTCGTCTCATGCTTGGAGCAGAGGTTCAAGTTCCTGATG ATGATAGAACGCCTCCAGGAACTGTCCACATATTAATGCCAAACACTCAGCTAGAACCACTCCAACCTTCTGATTTATCTGAACAGCCTAGATCTGAAAATGGTATGCCAATGGATGTTACTGGATCTGTGACCGAAGTAACTCAGGTTGAAGATGCTGTAGTTTCCATGGAAGTGCAAAAGGATGACCCATTAAGTAGTTTTCTTCCTCCACCTCCATCAACTGAATGCCCTACGGAGCTACAG GAAAAGATAAACAAGTTTCTTGCATATAAGAGGTGTGGGAAAAGTTTTAATGCTGATTTACGTAATAGGAAGGATTATCGAAATCCTGACTTCCTGCAGCATGCTGTGAGGTATCAAGATATAGACCAGATTGGGACATGCTTCAGTAAAGATGTTTTtgaccctcatggatatgacaaaAGTGACTACGTTGATGAAATAG AGAATGAGATGAGGCGTGAAATGGAAAGGAAGGAGCAGGAAAGGAAAAAGAGTCAGAAAGTCGATTTTGTTGCAGGTGGCACACAAACTGCCACTGTTGTTCCATCATTAAACATTAACACACAAAATTCAG TTGCAGTTGCTGCTTTAGCTGTATTACCACCGGTTCCAACAACTGTAGATGCGACAACAAGAGACGGTAgacagaacaagaaaacaaaatgggATAAG GTAGATGGTGATATAAAGAGCTCAACACTCTCTGGAGGTCATGACAATCCATCAACAACGAGTGTACATGCAGCACTACTGTCTGCTGCCAATGCTGGTGCTGGATATACAGCTTTTGC ACAACAAaagagaagagaagcagaagaaaagAAGGTGGGTGATAGGAAGTTTGACAAAAGATCATGA
- the LOC108952271 gene encoding uncharacterized protein LOC108952271 isoform X1, producing MASGTGGIDLLSVYNDEEEEEEEEEVQVAPPATSADPVAGAGSADDVDGGTRAALQDLSFEATPPPGFPRSPPVDDAMDYETLRSPVARSPTPPPLLPSQLQASPLPAISPSPPLLTSSSLPEPLDSQRMRTGSLAIVDYEHDETAMSPEPEEGEISSNGRLMLGAEVQVPDDDRTPPGTVHILMPNTQLEPLQPSDLSEQPRSENGMPMDVTGSVTEVTQVEDAVVSMEVQKDDPLSSFLPPPPSTECPTELQEKINKFLAYKRCGKSFNADLRNRKDYRNPDFLQHAVRYQDIDQIGTCFSKDVFDPHGYDKSDYVDEIENEMRREMERKEQERKKSQKVDFVAGGTQTATVVPSLNINTQNSASVAVAALAVLPPVPTTVDATTRDGRQNKKTKWDKVDGDIKSSTLSGGHDNPSTTSVHAALLSAANAGAGYTAFAQQKRREAEEKKVGDRKFDKRS from the exons ATGGCGTCCGGAACCGGCGGCATCGATCTGCTCTCCGTGTACAacgacgaggaagaggaagaggaagaggaggaggtgcaGGTTGCGCCTCCGGCCACCTCGGCCGATCCCGTCGCCGGAGCTGGTAGCGCCGATGACGTCGATGGAGGCACGAGGGCTGCCCTGCAGGACTTGTCATTCGAGGCCACTCCGCCCCCCGGCTTTCCTCGATCCCCTCCTGTCGACGATGCCATGGATTACGAAACCCTAAGGAGTCCCGTCGCCCGGAGCCccacgccgccgccgctgctcccctcTCAGCTACAGGCTTCTCCCCTCCCCGCaatttccccttctcctcctctgctGACGTCTTCTTCTCTTCCGGAGCCTCTGGATTCTCAGAGGATGAGGACGGGGTCACTTGCTATCGTTGATTACGAACATGATGAGACCGCTATGTCTCCCGAGCCCGAG GAGGGAGAGATTTCGAGCAATGGTCGTCTCATGCTTGGAGCAGAGGTTCAAGTTCCTGATG ATGATAGAACGCCTCCAGGAACTGTCCACATATTAATGCCAAACACTCAGCTAGAACCACTCCAACCTTCTGATTTATCTGAACAGCCTAGATCTGAAAATGGTATGCCAATGGATGTTACTGGATCTGTGACCGAAGTAACTCAGGTTGAAGATGCTGTAGTTTCCATGGAAGTGCAAAAGGATGACCCATTAAGTAGTTTTCTTCCTCCACCTCCATCAACTGAATGCCCTACGGAGCTACAG GAAAAGATAAACAAGTTTCTTGCATATAAGAGGTGTGGGAAAAGTTTTAATGCTGATTTACGTAATAGGAAGGATTATCGAAATCCTGACTTCCTGCAGCATGCTGTGAGGTATCAAGATATAGACCAGATTGGGACATGCTTCAGTAAAGATGTTTTtgaccctcatggatatgacaaaAGTGACTACGTTGATGAAATAG AGAATGAGATGAGGCGTGAAATGGAAAGGAAGGAGCAGGAAAGGAAAAAGAGTCAGAAAGTCGATTTTGTTGCAGGTGGCACACAAACTGCCACTGTTGTTCCATCATTAAACATTAACACACAAAATTCAG cttCAGTTGCAGTTGCTGCTTTAGCTGTATTACCACCGGTTCCAACAACTGTAGATGCGACAACAAGAGACGGTAgacagaacaagaaaacaaaatgggATAAG GTAGATGGTGATATAAAGAGCTCAACACTCTCTGGAGGTCATGACAATCCATCAACAACGAGTGTACATGCAGCACTACTGTCTGCTGCCAATGCTGGTGCTGGATATACAGCTTTTGC ACAACAAaagagaagagaagcagaagaaaagAAGGTGGGTGATAGGAAGTTTGACAAAAGATCATGA